From a single Porites lutea chromosome 10, jaPorLute2.1, whole genome shotgun sequence genomic region:
- the LOC140951280 gene encoding UDP-glucuronosyltransferase 2B7-like, which translates to MASAGNDGVIIVSFGSMVSSLPIPTIKMLAKVLGEMKQKVLWKLKGNLLSSKPSNIKTVDWMPQNDVLGHPKTKLFLSHVGHNSMYEAAYHGVPIVGFPMWSDQPENAQQVVRAGMGLWLDINSVKEDELRMNISRVMTEASFKSNATRVSRLLRDHRRTPLELTADWIEFVLRHNGAPHLRIQAFNMPWYEENSMDVGMFLLTMIASVLACIILCCRCACKCCRRNQPKPKVD; encoded by the exons ATGGCGAGCGCAGGCAATGATGGAGTGATAATTGTTTCCTTTGGTTCTATGGTGTCTTCTTTGCCAATTCCAACCATAAAAATGTTGGCTAAGGTACTCGGTGAAATGAAGCAGAAGGTCTTATGGAAGTTAAAAG GAAATTTGTTGAGCTCTAAGCCATCAAACATCAAGACAGTTGACTGGATGCCACAGAATGATGTACTTGGTCACCCCAAAACAAAGCTGTTTCTTTCTCACGTGGGACACAACAGTATGTACGAGGCTGCCTACCACGGTGTCCCCATTGTTGGCTTTCCTATGTGGAGCGATCAGCCGGAAAACGCGCAGCAGGTCGTGCGAGCGGGAATGGGACTCTGGTTAGACATCAACAGTGTCAAAGAGGACGAACTGCGCATGAACATTTCCAGAGTTATGACTGAAGCAAG TTTCAAAAGCAACGCAACACGTGTCTCCCGCCTACTCAGAGACCATCGCCGCACGCCTCTGGAACTAACAGCTGACTGGATTGAGTTTGTGTTAAGGCATAACGGTGCACCACATCTTCGGATCCAAGCCTTTAACATGCCCTGGTACGAAGAGAATTCTATGGATGTCGGAATGTTTCTATTAACTATGATTGCTTCTGTGTTGGCATGTATCATATTGTGCTGTCGATGTGCTTGTAAATGTTGTAGAAGAAACCAACCAAAGCCGAAGGTCGACTGA
- the LOC140951276 gene encoding galanin receptor type 1-like — METGPNQSQVQSTSSPNITATTTKFIATDGSETLEEMTPELRAVKLTLYVIIFLVSAVGNSLVCSVILRRKKMKTVTNYFILNLAIADLIFTCICIPFDIPVQEMGHQWPYGALLCKVIYPLQTLSLFASIYTLTAVSLSRYWAINHPLQQQLTIKCAKRIILGIWIASLISVTPYISVLRKDSETAGMCKEHWPSKHSRKTYTAWLFVFEYLLPLTIIAGAYISIGWELRKRAKSSNRYLQDLQAEEAKKVVRMLKVVTLLFAVCVLPNNVMWLWLDFGKAEDEYSRFWDLVAFCNIITFANSAANPICYSILNESYRNAFKDHLLKLYYKITGKPSRVRKDFSRLNDSVNVSRKTYRSATMTSLGSFILKTSRSQTVTSSAGSLCTKRDPSPTVMTTSAL, encoded by the coding sequence ATGGAAACAGGGCCAAATCAATCCCAAGTTCAAAGCACCTCAAGCCCGAACATTACAGCGACGACAACTAAATTCATCGCAACAGACGGAAGTGAGACACTTGAGGAAATGACGCCCGAATTAAGAGCCGTCAAGCTAACTCTTTACGTCATTATATTTCTTGTAAGCGCTGTAGGCAATTCCCTTGTCTGCTCAGTCATTTTGcggaggaaaaaaatgaaaacagtgaCGAACTATTTCATATTAAACCTAGCGATTGCCGACTTGATTTTTACCTGCATTTGTATTCCCTTTGATATTCCAGTACAAGAGATGGGGCACCAATGGCCCTATGGAGCGCTGTTATGCAAAGTCATATACCCTCTGCAAACTCTGTCGCTTTTTGCGTCCATTTACACGCTGACGGCTGTCAGTTTATCGCGTTATTGGGCAATAAATCACCCGCTACAGCAACAGCTTACAATTAAATGTGCCAAAAGGATAATACTTGGGATATGGATAGCGTCCCTCATTTCTGTTACGCCTTATATAAGTGTGTTAAGAAAAGACAGCGAGACAGCTGGCATGTGCAAGGAACACTGGCCAAGTAAACATTCGAGAAAAACCTACACAGCATGGTTATTCGTGTTTGAATATCTCTTGCCACTGACCATTATCGCGGGCGCATATATAAGCATTGGTTGGGAACTTAGAAAACGCGCGAAAAGTAGTAATCGCTATTTACAAGATCTCCAAGCTGAGGAGGCAAAGAAGGTGGTACGCATGCTCAAAGTTGTAACACTGCTTTTTGCAGTATGTGTTTTACCAAACAATGTCATGTGGCTTTGGTTGGACTTTGGTAAAGCTGAGGATGAATACAGTAGATTTTGGGATCTAGTGGCGTTTTGTAACATAATAACATTTGCGAACAGCGCGGCCAATCCTATTTGTTACAGCATCTTGAACGAAAGTTATCGCAACGCATTCAAGGATCATTTGCTTAAACTATACTATAAGATAACAGGGAAACCTTCACGAGTCCGAAAAGATTTTTCACGACTAAATGACTCGGTAAACGTAAGTAGAAAAACATACAGATCAGCCACCATGACTAGTTTGGGAAGCTTCATTTTAAAGACAAGTCGATCACAGACTGTAACGAGTTCCGCTGGAAGTTTGTGTACGAAGAGAGATCCATCGCCAACCGTAATGACTACTTCTGCTTTATGA